GATAAATCCGGTAACTCAATGGCTTTCTTGACTTTTTTCAGGGTCAGGTGGCTTTGGTACCAAAAGGCAACTTTACTCAAAATCGCCATCCCGATAACAGATATAATGACAAACCATAAAATATGCGTTTGCCCGTAAGGTACGACTATCAATGCTACCAATAAGGGGCCGATCGCACTTCCGGCATTTCCGCCCAATTGGAAAATGGACTGTGCCAGGCCACGCTTACCCCCTGAGGCCAGATAGGAAACCCGTGAAGATTCAGGATGAAAAATAGACGACCCGATACCCACTAATATTACGGACACCAAAATCATGTGAAAATTAGCAGCAAAAGCCAGCACCACTATTCCGGCAGTAGTAAATAGCATCCCGAAAATCTGTGAGAAAGGCTGTGGCCGCTTATCGGTATAAATACCTACGAAAGGCTGTAAGATCGAAGCAGCTATCTGATAAGCAAAGGTAATCATCCCAATCTGCGTAAAAGAAAGATTGAAACTATCTTTAATGATGGGATAAACTGAGGGGATGACAGACTGTAACATGTCATTCAGCAAATGCGCAAAAGCAATAGAAAATAATATAGGATATACTGTTTTTTCTACAGCATTCTTTTCGATTCCCTCCTGGGACGCTACGGTTGTTTTCATACAATAATAAAAGTTAAAAAATAGCCTGACACCATACAAACACTACGAAAAAGATACTTTTAAAGTCCACATTCAGTATCAGTATAAAGCGCCATCCAAGCATTAAAATGATGGGTATTATGTGACCAAGCCATAATTGGCGCAAAAATACTTACTAATATCTTCCTAAACTTTGTAATTCTACTTTTTAACTTCAATTTTAAAGAAAAAAATAAACTGGAACCAAAAACAATTGTACATTTGTAATATATTTTATTACAGTATGATTTCAGGTAAGTTTGCCATAACATTACATATCCTCACACTCCTCTCAAAATTCCCGGATGATTTTTTATCCTCTGAATATATTGCGGGTAGCATGAACATGAGTGCTGTATTGGTACGAAAAGAAATTGCCAACCTGAAAAAACATGCTGTTGTAGAAAGTAAAGAAGGAAAGAATGGTGGTACCCGTTTATTAAAACCTGCTGCACAAATTACACTGGATGCCATTTTCAAAATGACTTTTGATAAAGTTTCCCTGGGATATTCAAAAAACACACCTAATCCCGATTGTCCTGTAGGGAAACAAATTAACCAAAATCTTGACTATCTTTATGATGATATCAACCAAAAGATCAGTAGTACGCTTCATACAATTACATTGGAAGCGTTTACAAGCAGGTTCTGACCTTTTTTTTGACTTAAACTGTAACATTTTTTATTATATATAAATTTTATCCATATGAAAATAGCTATTATCGGAGCCACAGGATTTGTAGGTTCCACTCTATTACATGAATTTGCGGGCAGAAACCATGAGGTTACTGCCATTGCCCGAAATCCAAAAACATCTGTTGCAGCAAATGTCCATTGGGTACAGGCAGATGTACTCGATACAGCAGCACTTGCTGCCGCCTTAGAAGGTCAGGACGTAGTGGTAAGTGCCTATAATGCAGGCTGGGCCAATCCCAATCTTTATGATGATTTTATCAGCGGCTCAAAAGCCATACAGGCAGCAGTAAAAAAAGCCGGTGTTAAACGTTTTATCGTAATTGGTGGTGGTGGTAGCCTTTTCGTTGCTCCAGGCTTACAAGCTGTAGACACACCCGATTTCCCTGCTGATTATAAAGCCGGTGCCACAGCAGCGCGTGATTACCTGAACTTTATCAAAGAAGAAAAAGAACTGGACTGGGTATTTTTCAGCCCTGCTTTCGAAATGCATGCAGGCATTACTACCGGCAGAACCGGAAACTACCGTTTGGGACTCGAAAATCCTGTATTTGATGAAAACCAAAGAAGCATTTTGTCAGTAGAAGACCTTGCAGTAGTGATCGCTGACGAAGCAGAAAATCAAAAACACCATCAGCAGCGTTTTACCGCAGCCTATTAATTGGGTATGAAAAATTATGCCCTCATCTCCGCACTATCATTTGCTTTTCTTGTATCCTGCCAACAAAAACAGGAACCAAAGGAGGCCAAAGCTGTAACAGCGCTTACAAAACCAATAGTACTGAGCGGAAAAAAAATCCATTATGATTATGGTGACTCCCAGTATGAGGTTACTGTGAAAAATGATACCCTTCTCCGTTGGGAAAGCCTCTCGGGTACTTCCAAAGGAACAACGGGAGAAGAACGCTATTACAGGCAGGACATCGCTCCGGGGATCATTTTCATTTCCTGGATTGAAAAAGATGGCCTCGGAGTAAGCCAGGTGGTAAATTGGAACACCCATGTGGTGAACTCCT
The Flavobacterium kingsejongi genome window above contains:
- a CDS encoding MFS transporter, whose protein sequence is MKTTVASQEGIEKNAVEKTVYPILFSIAFAHLLNDMLQSVIPSVYPIIKDSFNLSFTQIGMITFAYQIAASILQPFVGIYTDKRPQPFSQIFGMLFTTAGIVVLAFAANFHMILVSVILVGIGSSIFHPESSRVSYLASGGKRGLAQSIFQLGGNAGSAIGPLLVALIVVPYGQTHILWFVIISVIGMAILSKVAFWYQSHLTLKKVKKAIELPDLSKNKIIWSVVILLVLIFSKYFYMASMSSYFTFYLIEKFHLSVQDAQFHLFLFLGAVAAGTLIGGPLGDKFGRKYIIWFSILGAAPFTMMLPYADLFWTGVLSVIIGIIIASAFSAILVYAQELLPKNVGMVSGLFFGFAFGMGGLGSALLGNLADHTSIDYVYHLCAYLPLIGVIAIFLPNLKHKKAA
- a CDS encoding Rrf2 family transcriptional regulator gives rise to the protein MISGKFAITLHILTLLSKFPDDFLSSEYIAGSMNMSAVLVRKEIANLKKHAVVESKEGKNGGTRLLKPAAQITLDAIFKMTFDKVSLGYSKNTPNPDCPVGKQINQNLDYLYDDINQKISSTLHTITLEAFTSRF
- a CDS encoding NAD(P)-dependent oxidoreductase, producing MKIAIIGATGFVGSTLLHEFAGRNHEVTAIARNPKTSVAANVHWVQADVLDTAALAAALEGQDVVVSAYNAGWANPNLYDDFISGSKAIQAAVKKAGVKRFIVIGGGGSLFVAPGLQAVDTPDFPADYKAGATAARDYLNFIKEEKELDWVFFSPAFEMHAGITTGRTGNYRLGLENPVFDENQRSILSVEDLAVVIADEAENQKHHQQRFTAAY
- a CDS encoding MoaF-related domain-containing protein, producing the protein MKNYALISALSFAFLVSCQQKQEPKEAKAVTALTKPIVLSGKKIHYDYGDSQYEVTVKNDTLLRWESLSGTSKGTTGEERYYRQDIAPGIIFISWIEKDGLGVSQVVNWNTHVVNSYLRIKNEIIPISGTVTEVQ